In Chlamydiota bacterium, one genomic interval encodes:
- a CDS encoding outer membrane protein assembly factor BamE, producing MNRRGLSFAPLLAACIVSPAAADTVTCANGSRYTGVIAGETDTHLVLRVGGAELFLSRSSIVSVRKDSPEEDRRLAEEWQTRDARYKDESAQAESNPPPPGPAPSPTPVSNEQPEEETGPETGPFVFPAQPPFSGPAAPPSPDPVAERLSRERAVRAAIRRKEVLPGMTPREVRDAWGWPDLTHPVHGVGVYTDRWIYTRDGARTIVYFNRGTVTRVEP from the coding sequence GTGAACCGCCGCGGATTGTCTTTCGCCCCGCTCCTGGCGGCGTGTATCGTTTCCCCCGCCGCGGCGGACACCGTGACCTGCGCGAACGGTTCGCGCTACACGGGCGTCATCGCCGGGGAGACCGACACGCATCTCGTCCTCCGCGTGGGGGGGGCGGAGCTGTTCTTGTCGCGCTCCTCCATCGTCTCCGTGCGGAAGGACTCGCCCGAGGAGGACCGGCGGCTGGCGGAGGAGTGGCAGACGCGCGACGCCCGCTACAAGGACGAGAGCGCGCAGGCGGAGAGCAACCCGCCCCCTCCCGGGCCCGCCCCCTCCCCGACCCCCGTTTCAAACGAGCAGCCGGAGGAGGAGACCGGCCCCGAGACGGGGCCGTTCGTCTTCCCCGCCCAGCCCCCGTTCAGCGGCCCCGCGGCCCCGCCCTCCCCCGACCCGGTCGCCGAGCGGCTCTCGCGCGAGCGCGCGGTGCGCGCGGCGATCCGCCGGAAGGAGGTGCTCCCGGGGATGACGCCGCGGGAGGTCCGGGACGCCTGGGGCTGGCCCGATTTGACGCACCCGGTCCACGGCGTCGGCGTCTACACCGACCGCTGGATCTACACCCGCGACGGCGCCAGGACGATCGTCTACTTCAACCGCGGCACGGTGACGCGCGTGGAGCCTTAG